A genomic window from Treponema maltophilum ATCC 51939 includes:
- a CDS encoding helix-turn-helix domain-containing protein, with protein MKKNETQKKRPYHFGEKLRQVRERKGYTLKVVASRAGVSESLVSQIERNKVSPAIDTLLTLADVLDINVEFLFDEFRRSRPVKIIRGDQRRKIEEDTVWYEELAKPSESDGIHSIESYVITIPEGDHTHRGSYGHLGTEFGFILEGKAGFKYESQTYTLEEGDSISFSASVPHTLSNVGKGVMKALWVVSPAQRFG; from the coding sequence TTGAAAAAAAACGAAACGCAAAAGAAAAGACCCTATCACTTCGGCGAAAAACTGCGCCAAGTACGCGAGCGCAAGGGCTACACTTTAAAAGTCGTCGCTTCGCGTGCGGGCGTGAGCGAAAGCCTTGTGTCGCAAATAGAACGCAATAAGGTGTCGCCCGCAATCGATACGCTTTTAACCCTTGCCGACGTGTTGGATATAAACGTCGAATTTCTGTTTGACGAATTCAGGCGCAGCCGTCCGGTAAAAATCATCCGCGGCGATCAGCGGCGCAAAATAGAAGAAGATACCGTTTGGTACGAAGAACTTGCAAAGCCTTCCGAATCCGACGGCATACATTCGATAGAATCATACGTTATCACCATTCCCGAAGGCGACCATACGCACCGCGGCTCTTACGGACACTTGGGTACCGAATTCGGCTTTATTCTGGAAGGCAAAGCGGGATTTAAATACGAATCGCAAACCTACACGCTCGAAGAAGGCGACAGTATTTCGTTTTCGGCGTCGGTACCGCATACGCTGTCGAACGTCGGAAAAGGCGTTATGAAAGCCCTATGGGTTGTAAGCCCGGCTCAGCGTTTCGGCTGA
- a CDS encoding serine O-acetyltransferase, producing the protein MIFPDRNEIVRIIKDLKTVLFPHHFTEQKYGLPVLKKKLQKQIQTALSAVPDLCATSAASGDLSAFDDAPSFGRADNKQSDKTDEQNAEKAARITDAFFSSLDRTREKLMLDAQAAFDGDPAAYSIDEVILTYPGFYAIYIYRLAHELYKAGVPYIPRFMSEYAHGKTGIDINPGAQIGEYFCIDHGTGIVIGETAVIGRGVKIYQGVTLGALSTRGGRQLKNMRRHPIVEDNVTVYAGATILGGQTRIGENSVIGGNAFITESVPANSKVYMR; encoded by the coding sequence ATGATTTTTCCCGACAGAAATGAGATTGTCCGTATCATAAAGGATCTAAAAACCGTTCTTTTTCCGCACCATTTTACGGAACAAAAATACGGACTTCCGGTTCTTAAAAAAAAGCTGCAAAAACAAATACAAACCGCTTTGAGCGCTGTCCCCGATTTGTGCGCTACGTCCGCCGCCTCCGGAGATTTGTCCGCCTTCGACGATGCGCCCTCTTTCGGCCGTGCGGATAACAAACAATCGGATAAAACGGATGAGCAAAATGCCGAAAAAGCGGCGCGGATAACCGATGCGTTTTTTTCGTCGCTTGATCGTACACGCGAAAAGCTTATGCTCGATGCGCAAGCCGCATTCGACGGAGACCCCGCAGCGTACAGCATAGACGAAGTTATTTTAACGTATCCGGGATTTTACGCCATTTATATATACCGCCTTGCGCACGAACTGTATAAAGCCGGCGTTCCTTATATTCCTCGTTTTATGAGCGAATATGCGCACGGAAAAACCGGCATAGATATAAATCCCGGCGCTCAAATTGGCGAATATTTTTGTATCGATCACGGAACCGGCATTGTTATCGGAGAAACGGCCGTTATAGGCAGGGGCGTAAAGATTTATCAGGGCGTTACGCTCGGCGCTTTATCCACGCGGGGAGGGCGGCAGTTAAAAAACATGCGCCGCCACCCGATAGTCGAAGATAACGTAACCGTGTACGCGGGAGCGACAATTCTCGGCGGTCAAACGCGCATCGGAGAAAATTCGGTTATCGGCGGCAATGCCTTTATAACCGAATCGGTGCCCGCGAACTCGAAAGTGTATATGAGGTAA
- the cysK gene encoding cysteine synthase A — translation MNIHKSIAALIGSTPLVELVRIKERYGFAATLAVKIEFLNPGGSVKDRAALFMLEEAEKNGTLGEGSVLIEPTSGNTGIALAALCARKGYKLILTMPENMSLERRMLLKAYGAELVLTDAAQGMGGAIAKAEELVRTVPSAFMPSQFTNPANPRAHFTTTGPEIWDDTDGKVDIFVAGVGTGGTLSGTGKYLKSKKDSVRVYAVEPENSAVLSGKPRGKHGIQGIGAGFIPDNLDKGVYTGVITVSDEDAKAAACELAQTEGLLCGISSGAALCAGIKLARKEENAGKLIVALLPDGGERYLSAGLFGA, via the coding sequence ATGAACATACATAAAAGTATCGCTGCATTGATAGGAAGTACTCCCCTCGTGGAGCTTGTACGTATAAAAGAGCGGTACGGCTTTGCGGCAACCCTTGCCGTAAAGATCGAATTTTTGAATCCCGGCGGCAGCGTTAAAGACAGGGCGGCGCTTTTTATGTTGGAAGAAGCGGAAAAAAACGGAACGCTTGGCGAAGGTTCGGTTTTAATCGAACCTACCAGCGGCAATACCGGAATCGCTTTGGCGGCCCTGTGCGCCCGTAAAGGTTATAAGTTGATTTTAACTATGCCCGAAAACATGAGCCTTGAGCGGCGCATGCTGCTTAAAGCCTACGGGGCGGAACTCGTGTTAACCGACGCAGCGCAGGGAATGGGAGGCGCAATCGCAAAAGCCGAAGAATTGGTGCGTACAGTGCCGTCGGCTTTTATGCCTTCGCAGTTTACCAATCCGGCAAATCCGCGCGCGCACTTTACGACGACCGGGCCCGAAATATGGGACGATACCGACGGAAAAGTCGATATCTTTGTTGCGGGTGTCGGAACGGGCGGCACGCTGAGCGGAACCGGAAAGTACCTTAAATCGAAAAAAGATTCCGTGCGCGTATATGCGGTCGAGCCTGAAAATTCGGCCGTTCTTTCGGGAAAGCCTAGGGGAAAGCACGGCATTCAGGGAATCGGCGCGGGCTTTATTCCCGACAACCTCGACAAAGGCGTTTATACCGGCGTTATTACGGTAAGCGACGAGGATGCAAAAGCGGCCGCCTGCGAGCTTGCACAAACGGAAGGTTTGCTGTGCGGTATTTCTTCCGGAGCCGCTTTGTGCGCGGGAATTAAACTTGCCCGAAAAGAAGAAAATGCGGGGAAACTCATCGTTGCCCTCTTGCCCGACGGCGGCGAGCGCTATTTGTCGGCCGGTTTGTTCGGAGCATAA
- a CDS encoding DUF4230 domain-containing protein, producing MKKDGSKAPHVVRVLCIKIGAALLCAALIGAALLYTYKQYEKYKFTALSALISSELMYCAELTTVKAVYSDVVTLKRRHVLGLAKSYSIVRYSGVIRAGIADMGGVTFTLGSDRTSVTVRLPSVQIIGNDISAMEVFDEYKNIFAPISSQEVFTEILAAKEKAEQSFIARGLLQDAELQSLLVVRRVLSAMGFKHIAVGFAE from the coding sequence ATGAAAAAAGACGGAAGTAAGGCGCCGCATGTCGTACGCGTGCTGTGCATAAAAATCGGAGCCGCTCTTTTGTGCGCGGCGCTCATCGGCGCGGCTTTGCTGTATACGTACAAACAATACGAAAAGTATAAATTCACCGCTTTATCCGCTTTGATTTCGAGCGAACTTATGTACTGCGCCGAGCTTACGACCGTAAAGGCCGTATACAGCGACGTCGTAACCCTTAAACGGCGCCACGTACTCGGTTTGGCAAAAAGCTACAGCATCGTGCGTTATTCGGGTGTCATACGGGCGGGCATTGCGGATATGGGCGGCGTAACGTTTACGCTCGGCAGCGATCGCACGTCGGTTACCGTACGGCTTCCGAGCGTTCAAATAATCGGGAACGACATCTCTGCCATGGAAGTATTCGACGAGTATAAAAACATCTTTGCGCCGATTTCTTCGCAGGAAGTGTTTACCGAAATTCTTGCCGCAAAAGAAAAAGCCGAGCAGTCTTTTATTGCGCGCGGATTGCTTCAGGATGCGGAACTGCAATCGCTGCTTGTCGTCAGGCGGGTACTGTCGGCTATGGGTTTTAAACACATAGCGGTCGGTTTTGCGGAGTAA
- a CDS encoding 2'-5' RNA ligase family protein yields MKQNNILQQTHFIGVLLPEDITLTLEDCRRYMNEVYGCKSGHGTPIHVTLVPPFKLPEEYATADLISAIEKEVLPKRLGFTAHIDNFDAFGDRTLFANVVAGDTWTKLRDKTVKAILNTCPGCTKKDRRPFRPHVTVSNRDIPAGVMTKALQVMNELNLVEDFPVDNITIFERKGNRWEAAVTAEISTDKTIPVSLI; encoded by the coding sequence ATGAAACAAAACAATATTCTGCAGCAAACGCATTTTATCGGCGTTCTCCTTCCGGAAGATATAACCCTTACTCTTGAAGATTGCCGGCGCTATATGAACGAGGTTTACGGCTGTAAGTCCGGACACGGAACGCCGATCCATGTTACGCTTGTTCCGCCGTTCAAACTGCCGGAAGAATATGCAACAGCCGATTTAATAAGCGCGATTGAAAAAGAAGTCTTGCCTAAGCGTTTGGGCTTTACGGCACATATCGATAATTTTGATGCTTTCGGTGACCGGACTCTTTTTGCAAACGTAGTTGCCGGCGATACGTGGACAAAACTCCGTGATAAAACGGTAAAAGCGATTTTGAACACCTGTCCCGGCTGTACTAAAAAAGACCGAAGACCTTTCCGTCCTCACGTCACCGTTTCAAATCGGGATATTCCCGCAGGCGTAATGACAAAGGCGCTTCAGGTTATGAACGAGCTGAACCTTGTCGAAGATTTTCCGGTCGATAACATCACGATTTTTGAACGCAAAGGCAACAGGTGGGAAGCGGCGGTTACAGCGGAAATAAGCACGGATAAGACAATCCCTGTTTCCTTGATTTAG
- a CDS encoding peroxiredoxin — MENGMPLLGDKLPSLIVKTTHGVKHVPEDYKGRWLVLFSHPADFTPVCTTEFVSFQKHYDDFRAINCELLGLSIDQVQSHIKWTEFMNDKLHTKIEFPVIADDMGKVAEKLGMIHPGKGTNTVRAVFVIDPNGVLRLVIYYPQEIGRNMDEILRSVKALQTSDEHGVACPANWPNNELIQDQVIIPPASDETTAAERRGMANAFDWWFAYRKI, encoded by the coding sequence ATGGAAAACGGAATGCCTTTATTGGGAGATAAGCTTCCCTCGCTGATCGTAAAAACAACGCACGGGGTAAAACATGTACCCGAAGATTACAAGGGAAGATGGCTCGTGCTTTTTTCGCACCCGGCGGATTTTACGCCCGTGTGTACCACCGAATTCGTATCGTTTCAAAAACACTACGATGATTTCAGAGCGATAAACTGCGAGCTTTTGGGCTTATCCATCGATCAGGTTCAGTCCCACATTAAGTGGACCGAATTTATGAACGACAAGCTGCACACAAAAATCGAATTTCCCGTTATCGCCGACGACATGGGAAAGGTCGCCGAAAAGCTGGGAATGATTCACCCCGGAAAAGGAACGAACACCGTACGCGCCGTATTTGTTATCGATCCGAACGGCGTGCTTCGTTTGGTTATTTATTATCCGCAAGAAATCGGCCGCAATATGGACGAAATTTTGCGTTCGGTTAAAGCGCTGCAAACGAGCGACGAGCACGGAGTTGCCTGCCCCGCAAACTGGCCCAACAACGAGCTGATTCAGGATCAGGTAATTATCCCGCCCGCTTCGGATGAAACGACTGCAGCCGAACGTCGCGGCATGGCAAACGCCTTCGACTGGTGGTTTGCGTACAGAAAAATATAA
- the lepB gene encoding signal peptidase I has translation MKTKLIVLNYTVHALCAVFALLQFSVAADISAAAFILCATFIAFLTITSSAVFTLKKVKNYPIVYKLYQYVPFVLLAGFIMRRAGGTALPYVQDVISVLLWLAASIVSVTMLYHLNSKRVFVQNPDFARAAAEAGLISAKNELLPKKRRGGAKFIFEALDWIDAIVQAVCTVVLINIFIFQLYVIPSESMVPEFLIGDRVIGFKTASGPKFPVSDVGLPVLRSYKRGDIVIFRNPRYPQDNKSEVKTFISQMVLMFTFTKVNLNVDESGEIKADPLVKRVTGLPGEQLVMQDGVLYSRTAAQAEFRPVEEDARRAEWNLASLPAGTQKKIRYIPFSAEEYERMTAIEQERRDMNYESVIEEARSLSRRFAAEKKSLSSLSPAGTGVPDLVSENMMEVLSFFRQSDTLIRKLLLSDGGELWFDSFMTDWANGFDFASGGTSGARSDMYTEAMFRQNLALKLAFGRIAVRTADLMNKGVSAAQQASDPERLQYLMHAQDLVVYISYINDKRNMCVFPPNKEDGTASFIPENNFFMMGDNRFNSLDMRHSLQKKRTPITAFDARTLYYDSDLEPQYVPRKNILGTPVLRFFPLSRFGVPGK, from the coding sequence ATGAAAACGAAGCTGATTGTTTTAAACTACACGGTGCATGCGCTGTGCGCCGTTTTCGCTCTTTTACAATTTTCTGTTGCCGCCGATATTTCCGCAGCGGCTTTTATTTTGTGTGCGACCTTTATCGCCTTTTTAACGATTACATCCTCCGCCGTGTTCACGCTCAAAAAAGTAAAAAATTATCCGATTGTATATAAATTGTATCAATACGTTCCCTTTGTGCTTTTGGCGGGCTTTATTATGCGCCGTGCGGGCGGCACGGCTTTGCCGTATGTGCAGGATGTGATTTCCGTCCTTTTGTGGCTTGCCGCTTCGATTGTATCCGTAACGATGTTGTATCATTTGAATTCCAAGCGCGTGTTTGTTCAAAATCCGGATTTTGCTCGAGCCGCAGCGGAGGCCGGTTTGATTTCCGCGAAAAACGAACTGCTGCCGAAAAAAAGGCGCGGGGGCGCGAAATTCATTTTTGAGGCGCTCGATTGGATTGACGCAATCGTGCAGGCCGTGTGCACGGTCGTTTTAATCAATATTTTTATTTTTCAACTTTACGTTATTCCGTCGGAATCCATGGTGCCCGAATTTTTAATAGGCGACCGGGTCATCGGCTTTAAAACCGCGTCCGGCCCGAAGTTTCCCGTGTCGGATGTCGGACTTCCGGTTTTGCGTTCGTACAAGCGCGGCGATATCGTCATTTTCCGCAATCCGCGCTATCCGCAGGACAATAAGTCGGAAGTCAAAACCTTTATTTCGCAGATGGTGCTTATGTTTACGTTTACAAAGGTGAATTTAAACGTCGACGAATCGGGCGAAATAAAAGCCGACCCGCTCGTAAAGCGCGTTACGGGGCTTCCGGGAGAACAGCTCGTTATGCAGGACGGCGTACTGTACAGCCGCACCGCGGCGCAGGCCGAATTCCGTCCGGTGGAAGAAGATGCGCGCCGGGCTGAATGGAACCTTGCTTCGCTTCCTGCCGGAACGCAAAAGAAAATCCGCTACATTCCTTTCAGCGCCGAAGAATACGAGCGCATGACCGCGATTGAACAAGAACGGCGGGACATGAACTATGAATCCGTTATTGAAGAAGCGCGCTCGCTGAGCCGCCGTTTTGCCGCCGAGAAAAAAAGCCTGTCTTCTCTTTCGCCTGCCGGAACGGGCGTTCCCGACCTTGTGAGCGAAAACATGATGGAAGTGCTTTCGTTTTTCAGGCAAAGCGACACGCTCATCCGAAAGCTTTTGCTTTCCGACGGCGGCGAACTGTGGTTCGATTCGTTTATGACCGACTGGGCAAACGGTTTCGATTTTGCTTCGGGCGGCACTTCCGGCGCCCGATCCGATATGTATACCGAAGCGATGTTCCGCCAAAACCTCGCGTTAAAACTGGCTTTCGGCCGCATCGCCGTGCGCACCGCCGATTTGATGAACAAGGGCGTGAGCGCCGCACAGCAGGCGAGCGATCCGGAGCGGTTGCAGTATTTAATGCATGCGCAGGATTTGGTTGTGTATATTTCGTATATCAACGATAAACGCAATATGTGCGTGTTCCCGCCGAATAAAGAAGACGGAACGGCTTCGTTTATTCCCGAAAATAATTTTTTTATGATGGGCGATAACCGCTTTAATTCGCTGGATATGCGGCATTCGCTGCAAAAAAAGCGTACGCCGATTACCGCGTTCGATGCGCGGACTTTATATTACGATTCGGATTTGGAGCCGCAATACGTTCCGCGAAAAAATATTTTGGGAACTCCCGTTTTGCGCTTTTTCCCGCTCAGCCGTTTCGGTGTACCGGGAAAGTAA
- a CDS encoding Hpt domain-containing protein, giving the protein MTDEFVLVDYKQAIRDLDNDASLYKDLLDCWFSEMQLDKAVLEKLCQKEDLSEAAAYVHRVKGAAGSLGAHALFETAQKTENLLRGKTQGNVREHIEELLSVYDSTEKEFKLIRTRF; this is encoded by the coding sequence ATGACGGATGAATTCGTTTTGGTCGATTACAAACAGGCAATTCGTGATTTGGACAACGACGCAAGTTTGTACAAGGATTTGCTCGACTGCTGGTTTTCGGAAATGCAGCTCGACAAGGCGGTGCTCGAAAAGTTGTGTCAAAAGGAAGATTTGTCGGAAGCCGCAGCCTACGTTCACCGCGTAAAAGGAGCGGCCGGTTCTTTGGGCGCTCACGCGCTTTTTGAAACGGCACAAAAAACCGAAAATCTTTTGCGCGGCAAAACGCAGGGTAATGTACGGGAACATATCGAAGAATTGCTGTCTGTCTACGATTCTACCGAAAAGGAATTTAAACTAATCCGTACGCGTTTTTAA
- a CDS encoding TatD family hydrolase yields MIFADAHLHITDLAFWRPLSDGQDISPVCSCAHSEDEWNRLLRVAENYPGLVLRSAGVHPQNPDKKHMAFVLGALEKNEADAIGETGFDLYSDEFSSRVKEQEEVWALQLEAAQRYEKPMVIHCRRALDRIFRDAKKLAKLKSVVFHSFAGSDTEALSLIKRGVNAHFSFGKPLLNGNKRALRCAAHLPFDLLLAETDAPWQTLKGETATDPADIKKVYEKIASLRGENPAAVCERLYKNFKNAYGLV; encoded by the coding sequence ATGATTTTTGCCGATGCTCACCTTCACATTACGGATTTGGCTTTTTGGCGGCCGCTCTCGGACGGACAGGATATTTCTCCCGTATGTTCGTGCGCCCATTCGGAAGATGAATGGAATCGGCTTTTGCGCGTCGCCGAAAACTACCCCGGCCTTGTTTTGCGATCGGCCGGCGTTCATCCCCAAAATCCCGATAAAAAGCATATGGCCTTTGTACTCGGCGCGCTTGAAAAAAACGAAGCCGATGCGATAGGGGAGACGGGCTTCGATCTTTACAGCGACGAGTTTTCTTCGCGCGTGAAAGAGCAGGAAGAAGTATGGGCTTTGCAGCTTGAAGCGGCACAACGGTATGAAAAACCGATGGTGATTCATTGCAGGCGCGCGCTCGACAGGATTTTCCGCGATGCGAAAAAATTGGCAAAGTTAAAATCGGTGGTATTTCATTCGTTTGCGGGCTCCGACACCGAAGCGCTTTCTTTAATTAAGCGCGGCGTGAACGCGCATTTTTCGTTCGGCAAGCCGCTTTTAAACGGGAACAAGCGCGCCCTGCGCTGTGCGGCACACCTTCCTTTCGACTTGCTTCTTGCCGAAACGGATGCGCCGTGGCAAACTTTAAAAGGCGAAACGGCCACCGACCCTGCGGACATAAAAAAAGTGTATGAAAAAATCGCGTCTTTGCGCGGCGAAAATCCCGCAGCGGTATGCGAACGGCTGTATAAAAATTTTAAAAACGCGTACGGATTAGTTTAA
- a CDS encoding glycosyltransferase, with protein MKDVIALYNKKRSVFASGAAPCVPCAPAQDTAAPAQKMRPVAIVIPACAEYPDILDTFDSIERSIECARGESDGTRSGAANGGCTVICVVNNRTNASDEIKENNRTLIKAAVERGITVLDACSKGYELSEKEGVGTARRIGMDYALKNGADVIACMDADTLVSSEYICALHDFRLQCADALLCGKLPPAGAITGFTHQKAPDSDIQKAIDSYEFFIKEHGARLFKTKTPFYPYALGPSIVCSAWGYAASGGMPKLLSGEDFYFLQSLIKLNIQHAATAGQSTATAAGQNDAPPFVFPELTCTVHPQARLSQRTLFGTGQKLGALVEVRALVEANVLVGGSGKGLSAHTGGQAAGQSADPTAEQVAPPTAKGALLYPDFVYERIKDFIGLFYASADTADRSKAFLSECRSALPDVYDFLERERFPAVWEKMCLQNRKNRIGLERAFHIWFDGLKILRLIHFLMRA; from the coding sequence GTGAAAGACGTTATCGCCTTATACAACAAAAAGCGCTCCGTATTCGCATCCGGTGCGGCACCGTGTGTCCCGTGTGCGCCCGCACAGGATACGGCCGCGCCTGCGCAAAAAATGCGCCCCGTTGCGATCGTCATTCCCGCGTGTGCCGAATATCCCGATATACTCGACACCTTTGACAGCATAGAACGCTCTATTGAGTGCGCGCGCGGCGAATCGGACGGAACTCGCAGCGGTGCGGCCAATGGCGGCTGCACTGTCATCTGCGTTGTAAACAACCGCACAAACGCAAGCGATGAAATAAAAGAAAACAACCGTACACTTATAAAAGCCGCAGTCGAACGCGGTATTACCGTGCTCGATGCCTGTTCGAAGGGGTACGAACTGTCCGAAAAAGAAGGCGTCGGTACGGCCCGGCGCATCGGCATGGATTATGCGCTTAAAAACGGGGCCGACGTGATTGCCTGCATGGATGCGGACACGCTCGTAAGTTCCGAATACATTTGCGCTTTGCATGATTTTCGTTTACAGTGTGCCGATGCGCTGCTTTGCGGAAAGTTGCCGCCTGCAGGAGCGATAACCGGTTTTACGCACCAAAAGGCTCCCGATTCGGATATTCAAAAGGCGATAGATTCGTATGAGTTTTTTATAAAAGAACACGGCGCGCGTTTATTCAAAACAAAAACGCCGTTTTATCCGTACGCTTTGGGTCCGTCGATTGTGTGCTCGGCGTGGGGCTATGCGGCTTCGGGCGGCATGCCGAAACTTCTTTCCGGCGAAGACTTTTATTTTTTGCAATCTCTTATAAAACTGAATATTCAGCACGCTGCAACGGCAGGTCAAAGTACTGCAACGGCGGCAGGACAAAACGATGCGCCGCCTTTTGTGTTTCCCGAACTTACCTGCACCGTGCATCCGCAAGCGCGCCTTTCGCAGCGCACGCTTTTCGGCACGGGACAAAAACTCGGCGCACTTGTCGAAGTACGTGCCCTTGTCGAAGCAAATGTCCTTGTCGGAGGCTCGGGAAAAGGCTTAAGCGCGCATACAGGGGGACAGGCGGCAGGGCAATCGGCCGACCCGACGGCTGAGCAGGTGGCCCCGCCGACGGCAAAAGGTGCGCTGCTGTATCCCGATTTTGTATATGAAAGGATTAAAGATTTTATCGGCCTGTTTTATGCGTCGGCGGATACAGCGGATAGGAGCAAAGCTTTTTTATCCGAGTGTAGGTCCGCGTTGCCCGATGTGTACGATTTTTTGGAGCGGGAACGCTTTCCCGCCGTGTGGGAAAAGATGTGCCTGCAAAACCGCAAAAACCGAATCGGGCTTGAGCGTGCCTTTCATATTTGGTTCGACGGCCTGAAGATTTTGCGGCTCATTCACTTTTTGATGCGTGCGTAA